DNA from Arthrobacter sp. SLBN-112:
GGTTATTTGGACCTCACCCGTTCCGGGACCGGGGAAGTCTGACGGCTTGCCGTTACCGAGAAGGGGCTTGAGGAACTGGGCTCCCACGGCCACGGCGGCCACGAAGACAGCGAGCGTCAGAAACAGGGCCAGCAGCCTGCGGCGGCGCCGGACCTTCTTCGATGGGCGCGGCAGTACCTGGGCTGCCGATGAGCCGGGAAGCAGTCCGTGGTCCGCATCGTGGTGGTGTTCGTCGTGGTGCTGGGCATCCACGTGGGCGTCGTCGTGGTATCCGGCGGCGTGGTGGACATGGTCGTGCACTTCCTGGTAACCGTGCGCGCCGGCCCCGTGGTGCAGGTCCGCTCCGTGGTGTACGCCTGCGTACTGGAGGTCGTCCGGGTGGTAGGCAAGGTCGTCGTGGTGCTCGACGGCGGCCTGGTGCGGGACGTCGTCGTGGGATTCACGAGGGTGAGGGTTATCCGCGGCGGCACCGTACGCGTGGGAAGGGTCCGCGTGCTGTTCATCCTGGATGGATGGCGGTACTGCCGGCGCTGCCGGCACATCCCCGGCGTGGGGCAGCGGGGCGAACGAGGGCTCCGCTGCGGGAGACGCGGCGGCCGGCGGCGCGGCGGGGGGCGGCGGGACGTCGCCGGTTTCGTAGGCGTGCTCGGGCACGGTGTCCTGCCCGCCGGTATGGGTCTTCTCCCGTGCCCGCAGTTCCTTGCGGGTCAACGGCCTCCCGGCCCCGGTATCCAGCGGGCCGGAGGCGTCGTCAATGTTGGCAGGGCTCACTGTTGCCTTCCATTATCTGAAGATTGTGCCGTGTCTGCGGGGGCGGCGCGGACGGAGTCGTCCACCCCACCGGTCCCCTGGTCCACGGACGGGGATGGCGCTGTCACGCGTGAGCCGACATCCGCTCCCCTGGCTTTTTGCATGTCGATGGCGTGCTGAAGAATACCCGCGGCCGCGACCTGATCAACTACTTTACGGTGGTCCCTGCTGCTCATGCCAGCTTCATGGAGGTTCCGGTGGGCCGTGACACTGCTGAGGCGTTCGTCCACGAGGTTCACCGGGACGGCAAGCCCCCGCCGTGAAAACTCGGCCGCGAGGAGCAGGGCGTAGTCCGTGGCCATCCTGGCCGAGGCATGTTCCTCGCCCTTCATGGTCCTGGGCAGGCCGACAATAACCTGCACCGCCCCGAGTTCCTCCGCCAAGTTGGCGATGACGCGCACGTCCGAGTTCTTCCTGGCGTTCCGGTCAAGAGTCTTGTACGGCGTGGCAAGGATGGAGTCGCGGTCGCAGACCGCCACCCCCACCCGGACGGTGCCGACGTCCACCCCAAGTTTGACGCCCAGAGGGTAGCCGCCGGCAGCAACAGGATTGGTCATAACGGGATTAGCGCCTGGAAATGGCGTCGACGACGGCTGCCAGGGCGGCGCCGACCTTTCCGGCGTCGGTTCCGCCGCCCTGGGCGACGTCGTCCTTGCCGCCACCGCCGCCGCCGAGCACTCCGGCAGCGACCCGGACCAGGGCACCGGCCTTGACGCCGGCTTCCCTGGCTGCCTCATTGGTGGCCACCAGGATCAGCGGGCGGTCGTTGGCGACACCAGCCACGGCCACGGCGGCAGCGGCCGAGCCGAGCCGGTTGCGCAGGTCAAGGGCCAGGCCGCGGAGGTCGTCGGCTCCGCTGACGGTGCCGGCGTCATGGGCCAGCACCTTGACGCCGGCGGCGTCCTGGGCGCTGTTGACCAGCTGCGCGGCGGAAGCAGCCAACTGTTCCTTGCGGAGCCGGTCCAGTTCCTTCTCGGTGGCCTTCAGCTTGGCAAGCGTCGCGGAAATCCTGTCGGCGAGCTGGCCGGACGGCACCTTCAGCAGGTCCGTCAGCTCCGTCACCAGGGCGCGCTCGGCAGCAAGGTGGCGGAAGGCCTCCATGCCGACGAATGCTTCCACGCGGCGGTTTCCTGAGCCCACGGACTGCTCGCCCAGGAGGGACAGGCTGCCGATCAGCGAGGTGTTGGCAACGTGGGTGCCGCCGCACAGCTCGCGCGACCAGGCGCCGTCGATCTCCACCACACGCACCTCGCTGCCGTAGTTCTCGCCAAAGAGTGCCATGGCGCCCATGGCCTTGGCCTCGGCCAGCCCCATGATCTTCGTTTCCACCGCGTAGTTGTTGCGGATGGCAAGGTTGGAGACTTCCTCGATTTCGGACCGGGTGGCGGTGCTCAGGCCCTCACCCCAGGCGAAGTCGAAGCGCAGGTAGCCGGCCTTATTGAAGGATCCACGCTGCGTGGCTTCCGGGCCAAGGATCTGGTGCAGGGCGGCGTGCACGATGTGCGTGCCCGTGTGAGCCTGCTCGGCGGCGTGGCGGCGTTCACGGTCGACGGCGGCGCGCACCAGGGAGTCAGTGCCGATTTCGCCTTCGCGGACGATCGCCTTGTGGACGCTCAGGCCCTTCACCGGGCGCTGGACGTCAAGGACCTCGACGACGAATCCGTCGCCGGTGATCAGGCCGGTGTCCGCGGCCTGGCCGCCGGCTTCGGCGTAGAACGGGGTTTCGGCCAGCACGAGTTCGATCTCGTCGCCGGTGGCTGCCTGCTGGACCTGGCGGCCGGCGCTGAGCAGGCCGCGCACGCGGGATTCCCCTTCAAGGTCGGTATAACCGGTGAAGACCGTCTCGCCCTGGGCCAGGATGTCCTGGAAGACGCTGACGTCCGCGTGGCCGCCCTTCTTGCCCTTGGCGTCGGCCTGCGCGCGCTGGCGTTGCTCCTGCATGAGGCTGCGGAACGCCGCCTCATCCACTTTGAGCCCGGCTTCCTCTGCCATTTCCAGCGTGAGGTCGATGGGGAAACCGTAGGTGTCGTGCAACGTGAAGGCGTCTTCACCGGACAGCGGCTTGTTGGCTGCCTTGGATTCCCTGACGGCATCCTCAAGGCGTGCCGTGCCGGACGCGATGGTGCGCAGGAAGGCCTTCTCTTCGGCGTACG
Protein-coding regions in this window:
- the alaS gene encoding alanine--tRNA ligase; this encodes MKSQEITKRWVDFFVSKGHTAVPSASLVSSDPSLLFTVAGMVPFIPYLTAREEAPYSRATSVQKCIRTGDIEEVGKTARHGTFFQMCGNFSFGDYFKEDAIKFAWELLTTGVDDGGYGLAPDRLWVTVYEEDDEAEELWLKNTGVPAERIQRMGKSDNYWHTGQPGPAGPCSEIYYDRGPAYGVEGGPLADETRYIEIWNLVFMQYQIENVRSKVDFDVVGELPKKNIDTGLGMERLAMILQGVENMYETDQVRPVIDKAAELSGREYTSAETPDDPHHTDDVRMRVVADHIRSALMLISDGVTPSNEGRGYVLRRLIRRAVRSMRLLGVEQACLPELLPASRDAMKGVYPVVDTDFARISRIAYAEEKAFLRTIASGTARLEDAVRESKAANKPLSGEDAFTLHDTYGFPIDLTLEMAEEAGLKVDEAAFRSLMQEQRQRAQADAKGKKGGHADVSVFQDILAQGETVFTGYTDLEGESRVRGLLSAGRQVQQAATGDEIELVLAETPFYAEAGGQAADTGLITGDGFVVEVLDVQRPVKGLSVHKAIVREGEIGTDSLVRAAVDRERRHAAEQAHTGTHIVHAALHQILGPEATQRGSFNKAGYLRFDFAWGEGLSTATRSEIEEVSNLAIRNNYAVETKIMGLAEAKAMGAMALFGENYGSEVRVVEIDGAWSRELCGGTHVANTSLIGSLSLLGEQSVGSGNRRVEAFVGMEAFRHLAAERALVTELTDLLKVPSGQLADRISATLAKLKATEKELDRLRKEQLAASAAQLVNSAQDAAGVKVLAHDAGTVSGADDLRGLALDLRNRLGSAAAAVAVAGVANDRPLILVATNEAAREAGVKAGALVRVAAGVLGGGGGGKDDVAQGGGTDAGKVGAALAAVVDAISRR
- the ruvX gene encoding Holliday junction resolvase RuvX, translating into MTNPVAAGGYPLGVKLGVDVGTVRVGVAVCDRDSILATPYKTLDRNARKNSDVRVIANLAEELGAVQVIVGLPRTMKGEEHASARMATDYALLLAAEFSRRGLAVPVNLVDERLSSVTAHRNLHEAGMSSRDHRKVVDQVAAAGILQHAIDMQKARGADVGSRVTAPSPSVDQGTGGVDDSVRAAPADTAQSSDNGRQQ